Proteins encoded by one window of bacterium:
- a CDS encoding HEPN domain-containing protein: MKTTLDHLPFRKQRELETITKLISHATKVEMIILFGSYARGDFVDSDFRYDREEGHFTSYESDFDIMVIVKDEKKPEDFKIWGKVENQISRKIPTPVSLIIEDIEHVNEQLSVGRYFYADIKKEGILLYDSKRFQLARARKLTPGIKKKLAEEDFDLWFPKAKDYFEFYEIGVSRKKWNIAAFHLHQTTEFLYTGTSLVLTSYKPRTRDLEKLTKRIEKIDQDFCKIFPRKEGEEKRLFELLKKAYVDARYSKNYKITKQELEYLAERVKKLRRLSLKKCREKFKQFEQEIKKA, translated from the coding sequence ATGAAAACAACTTTAGATCATCTTCCTTTCAGAAAACAAAGGGAATTGGAGACTATTACCAAGCTTATCTCTCATGCCACCAAGGTGGAGATGATTATTCTTTTTGGCAGCTATGCCAGGGGAGACTTTGTTGACTCTGACTTTCGCTATGATAGAGAAGAGGGGCACTTTACCAGCTATGAGTCTGACTTTGACATTATGGTGATCGTAAAGGATGAGAAAAAGCCTGAGGATTTTAAGATCTGGGGAAAGGTAGAGAATCAGATCAGCCGTAAAATCCCTACCCCTGTAAGCTTAATCATTGAGGATATTGAGCATGTCAATGAACAACTGTCGGTTGGCAGATACTTCTATGCTGACATCAAAAAAGAAGGCATTCTCCTCTATGACTCAAAGAGGTTCCAATTAGCCAGGGCAAGAAAGCTTACTCCTGGAATAAAGAAGAAGCTGGCAGAGGAGGATTTTGATCTTTGGTTTCCAAAAGCAAAAGACTACTTTGAATTTTATGAAATTGGTGTTTCACGAAAAAAATGGAACATAGCTGCCTTCCACCTCCATCAGACCACCGAATTTCTATACACTGGCACTTCCCTTGTTCTTACCTCCTACAAACCCAGAACCCGTGATTTAGAGAAACTGACCAAGCGGATAGAGAAGATTGACCAGGATTTTTGTAAGATCTTTCCAAGAAAAGAAGGTGAAGAAAAGAGATTGTTTGAACTCCTCAAGAAAGCCTATGTTGATGCAAGATACAGCAAGAATTATAAAATAACAAAACAAGAACTTGAATACCTTGCTGAGCGAGTGAAAAAACTACGCAGATTATCATTGAAAAAATGTCGTGAGAAGTTTAAGCAATTTGAACAGGAAATTAAAAAAGCCTAA